The Niastella koreensis GR20-10 genome includes a window with the following:
- a CDS encoding CBS domain-containing protein — MDTVRDILQIKGHVVYTVNPESSVYEALETLESKNLGSLVVLEECGKLDGIFTERDYARKVILKGRSSKETRVMDIMTESPVFVTPDTKIDYCMQLMTDKHIRHLPVLDDNELVGLISIGDLVKHIIDRKDFIIQNLEQYICS; from the coding sequence ATGGATACGGTAAGAGATATACTGCAAATTAAAGGACATGTAGTATACACGGTAAATCCGGAGAGCTCCGTATACGAAGCTTTAGAAACACTGGAATCGAAAAATCTCGGTTCCCTGGTAGTTTTGGAAGAATGTGGTAAACTGGATGGTATTTTTACAGAACGTGACTACGCCCGCAAAGTAATATTAAAAGGAAGATCCTCAAAAGAGACCAGGGTAATGGACATTATGACCGAAAGCCCGGTGTTTGTAACTCCCGATACCAAGATTGACTACTGCATGCAATTAATGACCGATAAACATATCCGTCATTTACCTGTGCTCGATGACAATGAACTGGTTGGACTCATTTCAATCGGTGACCTGGTAAAGCATATCATCGATCGGAAAGACTTCATCATTCAAAATCTCGAACAGTACATCTGTAGCTAA
- a CDS encoding NADH-quinone oxidoreductase subunit A, translated as MPGNEIHSNHQLWPLLLYAGIVFILLIAILFLSYLLGQHHHDRATSKPYEGGIEQTGSARLRFSAQFYLVAMLFVIFDVEAVFIILWALGFYELGWFGYAGVAIFIGQLVVVLIYEWGIGALDIGVDGRKILRKYRELTS; from the coding sequence ATGCCTGGAAATGAAATCCATAGTAATCATCAATTATGGCCGTTGCTATTATATGCAGGGATCGTCTTCATCCTGCTTATAGCCATTCTTTTTCTTTCTTATCTTTTAGGTCAACATCACCACGACCGCGCTACCAGTAAGCCATACGAAGGAGGGATAGAACAAACCGGTTCTGCACGCCTTCGTTTTTCTGCTCAGTTTTACCTCGTTGCCATGTTATTTGTAATTTTTGATGTAGAAGCCGTGTTCATTATTTTATGGGCGCTGGGCTTTTACGAACTCGGCTGGTTTGGCTATGCCGGCGTGGCCATCTTTATTGGTCAGCTGGTAGTAGTATTAATTTATGAGTGGGGGATAGGGGCGTTGGATATAGGGGTTGATGGTAGAAAGATTCTTAGGAAGTATAGAGAGTTGACAAGTTGA